Proteins encoded in a region of the Isosphaeraceae bacterium EP7 genome:
- a CDS encoding choice-of-anchor X domain-containing protein, with protein sequence MKRTERIKGSGPARAAIAMALTLLATVHEAPAGQARYDPATRSIKLTYTFASLAEGYAGGAAIGSPQVPTNEQHAIVRSLLKEVNDAVSQATGGRLTISSLDRVDDVRNVDLVISMSGKPASAGWAIVGAIEGKPGQIGLFYQTLADRSLYVRRDAVLAASHELSHYLFSLTDEYAFPGGCPLDHPGSPGCLMDNYNTNGVRHGWYGRYCNDSDHVHGQFQQPRSCQSMVDEFFAARGNPSPQQGNGDEAQLGYLADAAFGHAQEQAAARKGPRSPTGTFPSGAVRSSADKFLREQVARLGLNVSPQLVRKTVVDVSKDAARIPLGNPGRLDKALIGELTAKAAKSAAESLIGEPGSAQRATVRSAILRELLGIAKAALFAAAAPSSLTADEQRYIAGIAAAAAAESPEERRFERLVTAARLQIKFDQETAVTTVEIADELGIPGTPDRLKVLRELDEELRSNALPGRTSSRFGRRRTLIIAPDPIDPKYDYIPTKDGIHHYDELRDDCIDEFNRLIDRAKVLPTLVTGAEVQGAPFLGGLRDRRPEIAFGEVDRPDTAHERNEAIRRIFAQAIDQIRRNRIENIIIVVPPGGLPPDLGRSLETIRTEMISKADLRLDVVLLCDEVIPAQLRDLSMRSGGSILTITDIDEVGALAQRLKNAQSAGAWVVIPLQDEIRPLGEDAAAKEPAKSYDAQSYKQMVVDTLASMAADVAALRKIAPTQGAQDLEDAIKATQKAVAASKEMTYDRFISVLGPFVRAQDALRRIRLDAVGGLRDAGQPGDPGAIVTFPGGQPQAAQARPAEPSQTPEALVASLSAHFRRINGPTAQLLGAPAASRIDRRAVAEAARTLIVPDAGGQTPEQLATRRTQQQDALKARNDDPKGREFVIPLLPFYAEKGAKFELIVGSTEPLPGVTLPLAREETPWAKKLPGIRLTDADGKPVEAPALLLDRDASTDTILVYRLQFLKLFDGKFYFAELVLDKEEYSKLDHAINFTFSVSSSRPNVQLHASLVQAPPESDIDPPPADRGTVRTELGQARIEVQVFGGTSVRDAHVFGGLQKLTPGVGPIDLSYLSFKDGGADGDRVADDGVYTALIPIDRLGQEAEYRVSIQALSTPKSRNIVPEDPNAGDAARRKALIDSGFKKIVPKPATPEGGDKDATKADETPSLGKALEFERATSIHFRVER encoded by the coding sequence ATGAAGCGGACTGAACGCATCAAGGGTTCCGGGCCGGCCCGCGCGGCGATCGCGATGGCCCTGACGCTGCTGGCCACGGTCCACGAGGCCCCGGCGGGCCAGGCGCGATACGACCCCGCGACCAGGTCGATCAAGCTGACTTATACCTTCGCGTCGCTGGCCGAAGGCTATGCCGGCGGGGCGGCAATCGGCTCGCCCCAGGTGCCGACCAATGAGCAGCATGCGATCGTCAGGAGCCTGCTCAAGGAGGTCAACGACGCCGTCTCCCAGGCCACCGGCGGACGCCTGACGATCAGCTCGCTCGACCGGGTCGACGACGTACGCAACGTCGACCTCGTCATCTCGATGTCCGGCAAGCCGGCCAGCGCGGGCTGGGCCATCGTCGGGGCCATCGAGGGGAAGCCCGGCCAGATTGGCCTCTTCTATCAGACGCTCGCCGACCGCTCGCTCTATGTGCGCAGGGATGCCGTGCTGGCCGCCTCGCACGAGCTCTCGCACTACCTCTTCTCATTGACCGACGAGTATGCCTTCCCCGGCGGTTGCCCGCTCGATCACCCGGGCTCCCCCGGCTGCCTGATGGATAACTACAACACCAACGGTGTCCGCCACGGCTGGTATGGCCGGTATTGCAACGACTCGGACCACGTCCACGGCCAGTTCCAGCAGCCCCGATCGTGCCAGTCGATGGTCGACGAATTCTTCGCCGCCCGCGGCAATCCCTCGCCGCAGCAGGGCAACGGCGACGAAGCCCAGCTCGGGTATCTGGCCGACGCCGCCTTCGGCCACGCCCAGGAGCAGGCCGCGGCCAGGAAGGGCCCTCGCTCCCCGACGGGCACGTTCCCGTCAGGCGCGGTCCGCAGCTCGGCCGACAAGTTCCTCCGCGAGCAGGTCGCCCGCCTCGGGCTGAATGTCTCTCCCCAACTCGTCCGCAAGACCGTCGTCGACGTCTCCAAGGACGCCGCGAGGATCCCCCTGGGCAACCCTGGGCGGCTCGACAAGGCACTCATCGGCGAGCTCACCGCGAAGGCCGCGAAGTCGGCCGCCGAGTCGCTGATCGGGGAGCCCGGCAGTGCCCAGAGGGCGACGGTCCGGTCGGCGATCCTCCGCGAGCTGCTGGGCATCGCCAAGGCGGCCCTCTTCGCGGCCGCGGCCCCCTCGTCGCTGACCGCGGACGAGCAGCGTTACATCGCCGGGATCGCCGCCGCCGCCGCCGCCGAATCGCCCGAGGAGAGGCGATTCGAGAGGCTCGTCACGGCCGCGAGGCTCCAGATCAAGTTCGACCAGGAGACGGCCGTCACCACCGTCGAGATCGCCGACGAGCTGGGCATCCCCGGCACGCCCGACCGGCTCAAGGTCCTGCGTGAGCTCGACGAGGAGCTGCGGAGCAACGCCCTCCCCGGCCGGACCTCCAGCCGGTTCGGTCGCCGCCGCACCCTGATCATCGCCCCCGACCCGATCGACCCCAAGTATGATTACATCCCCACGAAGGACGGGATCCACCACTACGACGAGCTCCGCGATGACTGCATCGACGAGTTCAATCGCCTGATCGACCGGGCCAAGGTGCTCCCCACGCTCGTCACCGGCGCCGAGGTCCAGGGAGCTCCGTTCCTCGGCGGCCTGCGCGATCGACGGCCCGAGATTGCATTCGGGGAGGTCGATCGGCCCGACACCGCCCACGAGCGCAACGAGGCGATCCGCCGGATCTTCGCGCAGGCGATCGACCAGATCCGCCGCAACCGGATCGAGAACATCATCATCGTCGTCCCCCCCGGCGGCCTCCCCCCCGACCTCGGCCGCTCGCTGGAGACGATCCGGACCGAGATGATCTCCAAGGCCGACCTCCGCCTCGACGTCGTCCTGTTATGCGACGAGGTCATCCCGGCGCAGCTCCGCGACCTCTCGATGCGCTCGGGCGGCTCGATCCTGACGATCACCGACATCGACGAGGTCGGCGCCCTGGCCCAGCGGCTCAAGAACGCCCAGTCGGCCGGCGCCTGGGTAGTCATCCCGCTCCAGGACGAGATCCGGCCCCTGGGCGAGGACGCCGCGGCGAAGGAGCCCGCCAAGTCCTACGACGCGCAATCGTACAAGCAAATGGTTGTCGACACCCTGGCCTCCATGGCGGCCGACGTCGCGGCCCTGCGAAAGATCGCCCCGACCCAGGGCGCCCAGGACCTTGAGGACGCGATCAAGGCGACTCAGAAGGCCGTCGCAGCCTCCAAGGAGATGACCTACGACCGGTTCATCAGCGTCCTCGGGCCGTTCGTCCGGGCCCAGGACGCCCTCCGCCGGATCAGGCTCGACGCGGTCGGCGGGCTCCGAGACGCCGGCCAGCCGGGCGATCCTGGCGCGATTGTGACCTTCCCCGGCGGCCAGCCCCAGGCCGCCCAGGCCAGGCCCGCGGAACCATCCCAGACGCCCGAGGCCCTGGTCGCGAGCCTCTCAGCTCACTTCCGCCGGATCAACGGGCCGACGGCCCAGCTCCTGGGGGCCCCCGCCGCCAGCAGGATCGACCGCCGAGCCGTCGCCGAGGCCGCACGCACCCTCATTGTCCCCGACGCGGGCGGGCAGACCCCCGAACAGCTCGCCACCAGGCGAACCCAGCAGCAGGACGCCCTGAAGGCCAGGAATGACGACCCGAAGGGCCGCGAATTCGTCATCCCGCTGCTCCCCTTCTATGCGGAGAAGGGGGCGAAATTCGAGCTAATCGTCGGCTCGACCGAGCCCCTTCCCGGGGTCACCCTTCCCTTGGCCCGCGAGGAGACCCCCTGGGCCAAAAAACTCCCCGGCATTCGCTTGACCGATGCCGACGGCAAGCCGGTGGAGGCGCCGGCGCTGCTCCTCGACCGCGACGCATCGACCGACACGATCCTGGTCTATCGCCTCCAGTTCCTCAAGCTGTTCGACGGCAAGTTCTACTTCGCCGAGCTGGTGCTGGACAAGGAGGAGTACTCGAAGCTCGACCACGCGATCAACTTCACCTTCTCGGTCTCATCGTCGAGGCCCAACGTCCAGCTCCACGCGTCGCTGGTGCAGGCACCGCCCGAGTCGGACATCGACCCGCCCCCGGCCGACCGCGGCACAGTCCGGACCGAGCTGGGGCAGGCCCGGATCGAGGTCCAGGTCTTCGGCGGCACGTCGGTCCGCGACGCGCACGTCTTCGGCGGTCTCCAGAAGCTCACCCCCGGCGTCGGGCCCATCGATCTCTCGTACCTGTCCTTCAAGGACGGAGGAGCCGACGGCGACCGCGTGGCCGATGACGGCGTATACACGGCCCTGATTCCCATCGATCGGCTGGGCCAGGAGGCCGAGTACCGCGTGAGCATCCAGGCGCTCTCGACCCCCAAGAGTCGCAACATCGTGCCCGAAGACCCCAACGCCGGGGACGCCGCCCGCCGCAAGGCCCTCATCGACTCCGGGTTCAAGAAGATCGTGCCCAAGCCCGCGACGCCCGAAGGTGGCGACAAGGACGCGACGAAGGCCGACGAAACCCCCAGCCTCGGCAAGGCCCTGGAGTTCGAACGCGCCACGTCGATCCACTTCCGCGTCGAACGCTGA
- a CDS encoding 5-oxoprolinase subunit PxpA gives MKTIDLNVDLGEGFPWDAELLPLVSSVCVACGGHAGDARTMDATLRGAKLRGVTAGAHPGYLDRANFGRIDREATAEEVRGLILEQWDALQAVASSIGIPLKFLKPHGALYNQARLSEPHALGIVEAAASLGMPVLGISGGLVESHAARRGVRFVSEGFADRRYRPDGSLVPRSEAGAVLDDPAEAAEQVLTLTERGIETLCIHGDHPEAVKLALAIRVTLQRSGIEVRSAF, from the coding sequence TTGAAGACAATCGACCTCAATGTCGACCTCGGCGAGGGGTTTCCCTGGGATGCCGAGTTGCTACCCCTGGTTAGCTCCGTCTGCGTCGCATGCGGCGGCCACGCCGGCGATGCCCGCACGATGGACGCCACGCTCCGTGGCGCGAAGCTGCGAGGCGTCACGGCGGGGGCTCATCCGGGATATTTGGACCGCGCGAACTTCGGCCGGATTGACCGGGAGGCCACCGCCGAGGAAGTGCGGGGTCTCATCCTCGAACAGTGGGATGCGCTCCAGGCCGTCGCCTCCTCGATAGGCATTCCCCTTAAATTCCTAAAGCCACACGGTGCCCTGTATAATCAGGCCCGCCTCAGCGAGCCCCATGCATTGGGCATCGTCGAGGCCGCTGCCTCCCTCGGGATGCCGGTCCTGGGAATTTCGGGAGGGCTCGTCGAGAGTCACGCCGCCCGTCGCGGAGTCCGCTTCGTCTCCGAGGGCTTCGCTGACCGGCGTTATCGGCCGGACGGCTCGCTCGTCCCGCGGAGCGAAGCCGGGGCTGTACTCGATGACCCGGCCGAGGCGGCGGAACAAGTGTTGACCCTGACCGAGCGCGGGATCGAGACGCTCTGCATTCATGGCGATCATCCGGAGGCCGTCAAACTGGCCCTGGCGATCCGAGTGACCCTGCAACGCTCAGGAATCGAAGTCCGCTCCGCGTTCTGA
- a CDS encoding ATP-binding protein gives MDLAAEQRPRVLVIEDSKTDQSIYRHTLRDYDLSFADSGESGLDRLDREKFGLVILDFHLPRMNGDEVLRAIRDTLNLEIPVVVVTGGGSASVAVDLLKRGASDYVTKDELHTPRVASAVQGSLKRHWLELARRKAEDELRTRNGELMVAMRQLQEAQAQLVQSEKMASLGQLVAGVAHEINNPLAYVSNNIAVLDRDVRHLAEITQAYRAHLGAATPQEILDREEVVDLAYTMENLDRLLKSSRQGLQRVREIVSGLRDFSRLDEADRKQIDPNEAVLTTLELVRYHIRQKGVHLALDLGQPPLIWCFAGKLNQVLLNILMNAIQAVGPGNTIEVSTSARGEGGEVEFVIKDDGPGIPESIRGRIYDPFFTTKPQGVGTGLGLWISYNIVSEHGGRIELTTEEGKGTTFSIILPVSQPGDPG, from the coding sequence ATGGACCTCGCCGCCGAGCAGCGACCGCGCGTCCTGGTCATCGAAGACAGCAAGACCGACCAGTCGATTTACCGCCACACCTTGCGCGACTACGACCTGAGCTTCGCCGACTCGGGCGAGTCGGGCCTCGATCGCCTGGACCGGGAGAAGTTCGGCCTGGTCATACTCGACTTCCACCTGCCGAGGATGAACGGCGACGAGGTCCTCAGGGCGATCCGCGACACCCTGAACCTGGAGATCCCGGTCGTCGTCGTCACCGGCGGCGGCTCGGCCAGCGTGGCCGTGGACTTGCTGAAGCGTGGGGCCTCCGACTACGTCACCAAGGACGAGCTGCACACTCCGCGGGTGGCCTCGGCCGTGCAAGGGTCGCTTAAGCGGCACTGGCTGGAGCTGGCCCGCCGCAAGGCCGAGGACGAGCTTCGGACCCGCAATGGCGAGCTGATGGTGGCCATGCGGCAGCTCCAGGAGGCCCAGGCACAGCTCGTCCAGAGCGAGAAGATGGCCAGCCTGGGCCAGCTCGTCGCCGGCGTCGCCCACGAGATCAACAACCCGCTCGCCTACGTCAGCAATAATATCGCGGTGCTCGACCGCGACGTCCGCCACCTCGCCGAGATCACGCAGGCCTATCGGGCGCACCTGGGAGCCGCGACGCCGCAGGAGATCCTCGACCGCGAGGAGGTCGTCGACCTGGCCTACACGATGGAGAACCTCGACCGGCTTCTGAAGTCGTCGCGCCAGGGCTTGCAGCGGGTCCGCGAGATCGTCTCGGGCCTGCGTGACTTCTCCAGGCTGGACGAGGCCGACCGCAAGCAGATCGACCCCAACGAGGCGGTGCTCACCACGCTGGAGCTGGTCCGCTACCACATCCGCCAGAAGGGGGTGCACCTCGCCCTCGACCTGGGCCAGCCCCCACTCATCTGGTGCTTCGCCGGCAAGCTGAATCAGGTCTTATTGAATATTCTGATGAATGCGATCCAGGCCGTGGGGCCCGGCAACACGATCGAGGTGTCGACCTCGGCCCGGGGCGAGGGGGGCGAGGTCGAGTTCGTCATCAAGGACGACGGCCCCGGCATCCCCGAGTCGATCCGCGGGAGGATCTACGACCCCTTCTTCACGACGAAGCCCCAGGGGGTCGGGACCGGCCTGGGGCTCTGGATCAGCTACAACATTGTCTCCGAGCACGGCGGGCGGATCGAGCTGACGACCGAGGAAGGCAAGGGGACCACCTTCTCCATCATCCTGCCCGTCAGCCAGCCGGGCGACCCCGGCTGA